One Fusarium poae strain DAOMC 252244 chromosome 4, whole genome shotgun sequence DNA window includes the following coding sequences:
- a CDS encoding hypothetical protein (BUSCO:17903at5125) — protein sequence MVLRKFELEGKLGEEARLIESGVLLDENPLDETPEFHDFLMACRRGDLRRCQELISQGVNINGKDRFDYTPLIVASLCGHYELVQLLLESGALAERNTFQGERCIYNALNDRIRNLLLQYDFSKSSDPYVYWSTHISTLLGRTSPKTTDITLASGSRSFDLHKFILVARSPYFRSKLAAVPETTTWKLTHTVPVQSFLIVLRYLYLGEVPRDIAPVGGADSEEDVLKGLDKVNKQLEVESLWEAILAGGDRRLARQRYQAEVERARGQFEDFFKQNVLGHKMVVDTDQVKDVKWKYDNSMFADVILRADEPIDIEDERSGQVTPTEDSPTIPIGPAGDQESVTKRKSGLYPAHKAMLIRSEYFEKMFSGDFVESQRDDHLRIITVDCTPAVLEIILTFLYTESTVCPLEHALDLLYAADMLFLDGLKSKAAQAISTLGSGNANALVDRTHGEAQKNGEDGPGVEDPEMEPINIYDVIHAAWDLRVQRLEEFAARYLAYRLEDYIDEEDFQALIAESAQRITVREETDTIELLDDIRYYLSDRFRLRFEDVGFEDMMDESGEMIDADLAAAMAQQADISADATNGVSNQSQNGVQANGDGEVKDGEAVRTLDGAEAEDEFASDAINYQILQRKIDAMLDRLKLDA from the exons ATGGTTCTCCGCAAATTCGAGCTCGAGGGAAAGCTTGGAGAGGAAGCTCGGCTCATCGAAAGTGGCGTTCTCCTCGATGAGAATCCTCTCGATGAAACCCCCGAATTCCATGACTTTCTCATGGCTTGTCGAAGAGGAGATTTGAGAAGATGCCAGGAGCTTATCAGCCAAGGTGTGAACATCAATGGCAAGGATCGTTTTGACTACACGCCCCTCATTGTT GCCAGTTTATGTGGACATTATGAACTTGTCCAATTACTATTAGAATCTG GCGCTCTCGCTGAAAGAAACACATTCCAAGGGGAACGATGCATCTACAACGCCCTCAATGATCGCATCCGAAATCTGCTTCTCCAGTATGATTTCTCAAAGTCTTCAGATCCTTATGTTTACTGGTCGACTCACATCTCAACCCTCCTTGGCCGCACAAGCCCAAAGACGACAGACATTACCTTGGCTTCAGGTTCCCGTTCCTTTGACTTACACAAGTTCATCCTTGTTGCGCGATCTCCTTACTTCCGCTCCAAACTTGCCGCTGTTCCGGAAACAACTACCTGGAAACTTACCCATACTGTTCCCGTGCAGTCTTTTCTTATTGTGTTAAGGTATCTTTACTTGGGTGAGGTACCGCGAGATATTGCACCTGTAGGCGGTGCAGACTCTGAAGAAGATGTTCTGAAGGGACTGGACAAAGTCAACAAGCAGCTGGAAGTCGAGTCTTTGTGGGAAGCCATCCTTGCAGGCGGAGACAGGAGGCTTGCTCGACAGCGATACCAGGCCGAGGTCGAGCGGGCGAGAGGACAATTCGAGGACTTTTTCAAACAAAATGTCTTGGGACACAAGATGGTCGTTGATACAGACCAGGTAAAGGACGTCAAGTGGAAGTACGACAACTCCATGTTTGCCGATGTTATCCTCCGCGCCGACGAGCCCATCGATATCGAGGATGAGAGGTCAGGTCAAGTAACCCCCACGGAAGACAGCCCTACCATACCCATTGGCCCGGCTGGGGATCAGGAATCCGTCACGAAGCGCAAATCCGGTCTCTATCCCGCTCATAAGGCTATGCTCATCCGCAGTGAGTATTTTGAGAAGATGTTCTCCGGCGACTTTGTCGAATCTCAGCGCGATGATCATCTCCGAATCATCACCGTTGACTGCACGCCTGCAGTTCTAGAGATTATCCTTACTTTTCTCTACACCGAGTCCACGGTGTGTCCCCTCGAGCACGCTCTGGATCTGCTATACGCCGCAGATATGCTCTTCCTTGATGGCCTTAAGAGCAAAGCCGCTCAGGCTATCAGCACTCTCGGTAGTGGCAACGCCAATGCCCTTGTGGACCGTACACATGGCGAGGCGCAAAAGAATGGTGAAGATGGGCCAGGAGTCGAGGACCCCGAGATGGAGCCCATCAACATCTACGACGTTATTCATGCAGCATGGGATCTTCGTGTCCAGCGCCTAGAAGAGTTCGCAGCGCGTTATCTGGCATATCGCCTGGAGGACTACATAGACGAGGAAGATTTCCAGGCACTCATCGCCGAGTCTGCCCAACGTATCACTGTGCGAGAAGAGACGGATACTATCGAACTACTGGATGATATTCGATACTACCTGAGCGATAGATTCAGACTGCGCTTCGAGGATGTTGGTTTTGAGGATATGATGGACGAATCAGGAGAGATGATCGATGCTGATTTGGCTGCTGCTATGGCGCAACAAGCAGACATATCCGCAGATGCTACTAACGGTGTTTCGAACCAGAGCCAGAACGGTGTGCAAGCGAATGGGGATGGAGAAGTCAAGGATGGAGAGGCCGTACGAACGCTGGATGGAGCTGAAGCAGAGGATGAGTTTGCTTCAGACGCCATCAACTACCAGATCCTACAGCGTAAGATCGATGCCATGCTTGATCGTCTCAAGCTAGACGCATAG